Proteins encoded in a region of the Chelonoidis abingdonii isolate Lonesome George chromosome 2, CheloAbing_2.0, whole genome shotgun sequence genome:
- the LOC116828740 gene encoding fatty acid-binding protein, adipocyte-like encodes MCDLFVGIWKFVSSEKFEDYMKELGVGLATRTLGSFAKPTVIINMNGDVMTIKTKSTFKNTEVSFKLGEEFEETTADDRKTKSIVTLEEGSLTQVQKWDGKEITIKRKLADGKMIVEYTMNNITCTRVYERA; translated from the exons ATGTGTGACCTGTTTGTGGGAATCTGGAAGTTTGTCTCCAGTGAAAAATTTGAAGACTATATGAAAGAACTGG GTGTGGGTTTAGCCACCAGGACACTGGGCAGCTTTGCCAAACCCACTGTGATCATCAATATGAATGGTGATGTGATGACCATCAAAACAAAGAGTACTTTCAAAAATACTGAGGTCTCCTTCAAGTTGGGGGAGGAGTTTGAGGAAACCACAGCAGATGACCGGAAAACCAAG AGCATTGTCACCTTGGAAGAAGGCTCATTAACTCAGGTGCAGAAGTGGGATGGTAAAGAGATCACAATAAAGAGAAAACTAGCAGATGGGAAGATGATTGTG GAATACACTATGAACAATATCACTTGCACTAGAGTCTATGAGAGGGCATGA